The genomic stretch CAGATTTCAGCCCCTGTACCTAAATTTGTGTACAAAAATGGACATTTGTTACAACAGTGAAGAATGAAAACTAAAAGTCCATTAAGATGGACTATTCCTTAGAATATTATGTAATTCTAGgaatactatataatttataagCGTACTTAACTGGAAACATCTCCAGCAAGCAAATTAAAGAACAATATATACAGCATGATcccatttactaaaaaaaaagaaacaaacccagACCTATTATTTACATATAAGTTTGAAAATGCATGGGAGGGGGTAGTCAGGACACACATCAAACTAATATGATTAGCTCTGGAAAGGGAAGGGCTCAGGGAAGGGTGAGCAGGTCTTTCCTTTTGCATTTGTACTGCATatcttttttaagattttaaggtaaaaaaaagtttttatctcAGTCTCCCATGTGATGCCAGGATGAACATCCCTGGCCTTCTGGTTCAATCCTTCTTTGTCCCCCTTCCCAGGCCATTAGGTGCCCTGGGAGCAGCTCCTTCTCAGCCCTGCCGCCTCTTCCCCTCACCCCTGGCAGTTGAAGCTCAGTTCTGGCTGTGGCTGCCCACCCCTCTGCACAATGTCCTTCCCAGCCATCGGGCCTCTCCAAAGCACTGATGTGGTCTTGCCACTCCTCTGTGCAAGGCCTTGCATGGCTCAGCCTCACATTTAGGGCAATTCCCTGCTGTATGAATCATCTTGGGAGGCAAGGCTCCTCCTCCCACTTCACGGCTGAAGGGGATCAGCtattccttctccctcccctggaCAGCTGGGGTGCAGGACCCTTACCCAGTCTTGGAAAGCTGGGAGCTCTCATTGAGTCCAGCAATGCTGTGGTCCAGTTGTGGTGGTGGCCACAATACAATGGTGTCCTCACTAGACTGTCCCTGGCTGTGACTGGCCATCCAGGCTCCTCTGATCCATGTTTATTTTCTGcatcctcttccccagacttccagTCAACTCCTTGAGCTCCTCAGTACCCTCCCAGTAACTCCTTTTCTGCTTGGAGGCAGACAGGGTTGGTTTTGATTGCTGCCTACCCAGACCTGGTCAGGCCTAGGCCAGGCGTATGGAGCTTGGTCCCTGGCAGTCACCGGTAATTGACCATGTGTGAGTGTGATATAACCTCTGGTCCATGTGGTGACATGGTGCTGCTGGTGTAGCAAGAAGTTGTGTCAGGACTCAAATGTTAAGAGTCAGGAAGTGTGACTTGCAAAAGGCAGTTGCCACAAGCATGGAAGACAATTTTGCTGGGTTTTCAAAGTAGTGGCATGGAGGAAGGTGTAAGAAGCTTGGTGATCTCCCCATGGGGGCTTCCCTTGCCTGGCAGGCCTCACCCTGCACAGGCAGGCCACACTGCCACCACTGAGCATGTCTCAGGGAGTTGCTGGAGAGATGCCCATGAGATGTGAGAAGAGGGGCCAACCAGACAtgccccagccccagggcctcTGCAGACATGTGCTGGTGATACACTTTTTGCATGAATTACAATAAACTGTCACTGTTACAAGAGGTAAGTATGGGGTGCTCACTCCACTAGGCCTCCACCACACCCTCAGTGGGACACTGACCTCTGGAATCCTGTGCCAGCCCTTCAGACCACCTGGCCAACCTTCTCTCCAATGGAGACCCAAGTGGATCCTCTGCTGTCAGGTCATTCCTCCAGGCCCTGCAACCCCCCTGGGTTCCTGCCAGGATCAAAAAACTCCCTTCAAATCTTTCCTGTCCTCTCTGCTCAGACAGAGCCCACACAGCTCAAGTTCCACAGCCATCgtgcaacaaatattttttgagcatccACCATGGGCCAGAGTGTGGACAGGGCTTGGCAGAGGCCCTGGTGCTGGGCTCCCtaacccaccccatccccacccacccacacaaaACTCCCCTTGTCCTGAAGTCTTCAGTAACATCCAGCATAGCACTCCTTGATACCCATCTCCTGTTCCTCCACACCTGAGCTGGGTCTGTCCTGCTTCTGCCCCTGGCCTGGAAGCCCTGGGCTCACATGGAATTCTCTCCTACTATGCCTGGGTTGTTGAAAAGACAGCTCAAGTGTCTGTTTTTTCAGGCCAGCTGGGACCGAACCccaagcagcagcagcaccaaATAAATTACCTGGATTTTCTGGTTTCACAGTGCAGAAAGCTGTGTCTCTGGGCTTTGTAAACAAGGGAGATATTTTTTAAGACCAAGGGGTGCTGGAGAGTCATCAACCAAACCATCCCCCGACCCCCACGCACCCACCCAGCGACTGGGGCGGCCCTTCCCTGACCCTGGCCTCAGCCTTCCCAAGGAGAGGACGACGCGGGGGCTTGGGGAGGGGCCCGGGAGCTGCCCGCGAGACCGCGACACCCGGCGGGGCCCGGAGAGGCAGGGGGCACGGGAGGGGCGCCCACCGCGCCCGCCAGCAACTTTGACATCTGCAGGAGGCGCCGGCTGGACACAGCAGACCTGAGTTCCGGCCCTGGCTCTGCTCTCTGGCCTGGAGCCGGTCACTCCACCTCCGGGACCGCAGTTTTCCCAGCTGGGAAAACGGGCAACAACGCCCGCCCGCTTTTCTCCCCGGGTGCCCGGCGAGGTGAAGGGAGATGGCGGGCGCGCGGGGCTTTGCAAAGCCACCCGCGGTGGAGCGAGGGCAGGCCGTGAACAAAGAGGGGCGCGCGGGCGGGCGGCGGGTGGAGCCTCGGTGCCCCGGGGGCGTTCCCTCGCCCCTCCCGCGCCGCGCCCCGGCGCCGAGCAGCCCCCGCGGGGCCGCAGGGCGGAGTCCGGGCAGCCGCGCCCCGTAGTCGGCCCTGCGGCGGGCGGGCCTCGGAGCGCAGCAGCAGCGACGCTGACAATAGTCACCATTTCCGCTCGGCGCTCCTCGCTCTGTTTGTTCCTCCTTACTGGCTTGAGCCGCGAGGGCGCTTCGCTTTCATTTTATAGACTTTGTGCCCTAATTTATTTTACTGAAATTAGGTTTTACTACAGATGTGTCTCCTTTTTGTAGTAAGAGAAACGCAGACGCGAGGACCAGACGCCCCAGCGCGCGGAGCCCCCGGCCGCTGTCGCCCCCGCCCGACGTCGGACAGGGAGACTCCGGGCTCGCGGCTCCCGCGCGCGGTGGCCACCAGGGGGCGCCGTCGCCCTGGGCCTCCTGCGCCCGGGGCCGCCCTGACCCCACCGGCGGGCTCGGGCCAGGCCCGGGGACGTGAGCAGCGGTGTCAGCGACAGACGGGCCCTCCCTTGCCCCGGTGCAAGGCGGCCAGGGTCTGATGGCGGAGGCGCGTGCCGGCCTGGACTGGCGGGGTAGGGCCCGGGGTAGTCGCGCGGCTGGGCGTCGCGCAGCCCCACGCCCGGCCCGAACCTCCAGAGGGCACCAGTGAGAGCCCTGAGTTGGGTCGCTGTGTGCGCTCCTCGTGCCTCTGTTTCCCGTCTGTGAACGGAGCATGGGAGTTGCCTCTCTGGTGTAATGCGGCGCGATTCCGAGGCTCCTGCAGGCAATGCTTGGATCCTCCCAGCTTGCCCGTGGGGGGAGAAGGCGGCACCGCCAGCCTGAGAAGCCTTTCCTGCGGACTTTTGTAGAGCGAACACAGATGTCATATAAACTCCTTGTATTTTCGAACCAAAACAATCATTGGAGGGCGGGAGCCAGGTCCTCTAACCCCTATGTGATGTGATGGTGTTACTAATCGATATATGCCTGGGAAATAATGAGCAAATCTTCCTTTAAACATACATGGTAAAGGGAAATCTGTCCTATTCAGGAGACAAGCAGCTGATTATCTGCTTTACAAAGGGATTTCTCCGTTGACAAAATAATTTGCCATGGGATTTCTCTCAACGAAGAAGTTGTAAGCAAATCACTCTTGTAAATATAATACTTACAATGGGCCAGGGGACTTGGGAATGAATCCATCTGTAAATACTTTGGTAAAAATGAATATAGGGCCAAGGGCAGGTGTGAGATTCAGGCCCCAGAACCAGTTCTGGGCCTGATTCTCTCAGGCTCCCTCTATAGCCACCCCAGCAGGGAGCCAGGATTCTGCTCCCCCTGTCCTTGGGATCCTGAAGCTGGGCCCCCTTCTGCCCCGTTtcccctcccacacccccaccTCCTACTGCAGATTCTTCAGCTGTTCCTCAGAGCTCAGCTGGAAGGGGCCTGGAGACACCATCCTGGGAGCACCTTCACTGGCCAGTCAACCTGTGCTGGAAAGGGTGCTCCTTGTGAGGACTCCAATTTGTCCTGCCTGGCCTGGGGACACCCACCCATTTCCCATCCCACCCACACTCACCCACAGGGCATCCCTAGAGGCTGGGGGATGGAGGACATGACATCTCAGACTCCAGGACTCCACAAGAAGCCTGGACTACCAGCCCCAGCCCACTCTGTGGCAAGAAAAGGCTCAGCTCCCACCACGGTGGGTCTTGCCACACAAACCTCGCCCTTCCATGGCCCACTTGGTGCTGGTCAGGGACCCACCACTTAGCAGATACCACTACTCATTCAATGCTTttaaatctactgaacttttcaTTAGATCCAAAAAGCCAGTGGAACAGACACAGGCTCACTTGCCTCTTGGCTGAGGAGGTAGCAGAAGCCAGTGCTGGGGTTTGGCAGGGCCCTCTTCtcactctcattttttttaatggtcctaacataaatgtgtgtgtgtgtataacagaaaatttccattttaacattttcaagCATATAGTTCAGTGACAAggattatatttacaatgttgtgttagcatcatcaccattcattaccagaacttttccgtcacccaaacagaaactctgcacctgtTAGGCACTGacttcccaccccccactcctggtaacctgtgctctGTTTTCTATccctatgaatttacatattctagctatttcatgtaagtaaaataaatatctgtCCTTTGGTGTCCaccttatttcactaaacatgatgtcttcaaggtctatccatattgtagcatgtaccagaacttcattcctttttatggctgcagaACAGTCCATTGaaccatatttttttatccattcatctatcaagggacacttgggttggttccactttttggctaatatgaataatgcttctatagCCACCCCAGCAGTGTACAACTATCTGTCagaatccctgttttcaattcatttgggtatatacctagaagtgggattgccaggttatatggcaattctgtgtttaactttttgaagaactgccaaattattttccacagggcctgcatcattttatattcccaccaacaatgtacaagtattcttttttctccatatcctcttcagcacttgttatttctgttttttgtttttgttttttaataatagccatcctagtggatgtgcaGTGGTTCTCACTCCTATTTAAATTGGAAAGCTCCCCTTCCCCAGCAGGCCCAGTCCTCTCACTGGTGGTGATGCCCACCCTAGGCCCACCCTagctggagagagaaggaggcCTGCAGGGAGGGGCAGCTGACCCAGTGCCTCAGGTGAGGATCCCCTGGCTGCCTTCACTGCAGCCCCCCAGCATGCCGTCCTCTACCACCCCGGACCCCTGCAACTCAGAGGAGGGGCTCCACCCTCAGTGGCATGTGCGGAAAGCACCTCATAGAgcagatttcatttatttattttctgtttttcttcattcatttgctcTTCCCCCAGTTCCTGACACCCACTTTTAATCAGGATTTCCAGTAGGGGTGGGAGAACATAAAGACACTTTTATAGGATTCATGGAGCGTGCTTCTTACTTCAAAATACTGGACTGATTAACTGActccaccacttaccagctgtgtgacttggggcaaGGCACTCAACCTCcctgagactcagttttctcatctgtaaagtgggaccAAAGGTTCCTTGCCTAGAGATCTCCACTGTGAGTTGTGGCCAGAAGGCTGTAAGGGGTCCCAGTGGAACTTTTTCTGGCCAAGGCAGAAAATCAACCTAGGGCTCTGTGGATGGTGAGATAGCCCAGActcctccccactgcccctttaTCTCTCCTCTGTCTTCCCTCACTCACCTGGGACTCCTCTTACCCTCTGGACTTCCTCACCATTCTCTTTCCTGTTGTCTGGTGACGTCCCAGGACTTGATGCCTGTGTAATTCCCAACTGGTTGAACACTGAGGACCACTGAGGGCCCCCGTCTGGGACAGGGACAGGTATCTCATAAGGGAAGAAAGAGCTCCCTCAGCTCACCCAAGTCTGGAGGCCCCGTCTATGTCCTAGCTCCACCAATCACCCCTGTGTTACCTCCTCTCATGCACCTCACCCCATCCCACGAGGGCCTGCAATGGAAGGTGTCGTGCAATCAGCCATCCATCCCAGAGAATTCGTTATGTTTCATCCAGACTCTTCATCTCCTCCCTTAGAAATATATGTCCCTTCCACACCTGGAAAATGCCCTTTCACTCCTGGAGGGCCTCACTATCTTCCCCCAACTCCCACCCACCAAATTAGCCCAACCAGCGTCCTCAAGAACCCAGCCTTGAAGAAGAAGCCGATTCCCCTACCCTCCCCACTCCCGTgtctccctccctgccctcctcctcccctccccggcTCAGCGGGCAGCAGCCCAAGGGCAGCAGGGAGACAGACACCACCAAACACCTCCCACTGCCTGGCAATCCTAATGACCTGGACGCACCTAGACAGAGGCCACCAGAGGCGAGGAGCCTGATCAGTTTTATTCCTTAGCCTTACGTGGGGATGGCACCATCCAGAAGATGTATGGCTCAGCTCATCCACATTCATCATGATTATCCTTCATCGCCTCTCCGTTCACGTCAGAGGCTTCTTTAATGAACCTTCCAGCCGATAGCTGCCACCACCCCTCCAGAAGTGACGTTCCCCTGCTGGAACAGGTCATCTGAAGGTGGAGAACCCTTCCTGCTCTCGAGTCCCCAAATACCAAAAGCCCCCATATCACCAGAAGTACAACTGCCTTTGCCCCCACACCCAAATGTCAAGGGAGCCGCCCCCTCCTCAGCTGAAAGGCAGGGTCCTATCCTCAAGAGGGAGTTAGAGACTCAGGGCTGAGAAGGTTTCCGGTACTTGAAATCCCTCATCAGCCTGAGGGGGCAGTGAGCAGGGCTTTGAGACATGCAGGGAGATGAGGCTCAACCCTGCTTCAGGCGCAAGAAAGGGGAAGAGCTTTCATACTAACAAGGAGAGAGGCGAACTTGAGTCGACCAGCCCCCGGCCGTCTGGGTCAGCCAGAGCCCAGAGACTTCCAGGAAATGGAGGCAGGGCACCAACCTGGTCCGGGCCCACGAGTAGGCCTCAACCACCACCACACGCACCATCAGGAGTGGCAGACTAAACTTGCGATGGAGGGCCCACACGTCTGCCCGCCATGCTGTTCCCGTAAGGTGGTCCTCGGCCCTGGGTGGGCAGCTCCCCACTCCATTGGACCTGGTCAGGGCTTGCCCCTCAGTTGGGGCCCTCTCAACCAATCCCACGGCCTCTAACCCATCTTGTTTTCTCCTGATTCAGGGCAGAgcacccctccctccttccatgtAAATTCTTCCAGAACAGCCCCCTGTCACTGTTTTCTTCTAGCTTCTCCCAGGCCCTCAGACCCACTCTGGCCCTGCCCTCTTCTGGCCTTGGCTTTCTCTGCCATCTGCATACACTTTACCAAAGTGGGGTCATCCTGAGGGCAGAGCCCTTGCCTGCCCGTCCCCGGTGCTTTATAAACTGAAGCTTAGCACAGCTCCGTGAACCTCCAGGGGCTTGGGTGAAAACATCATGGACATTTGGATGTTGCAACCCTAGATCAGCcctttggttatttttaaatgtgcccACAGATTCTTTGGTAGATCTTGCTTCCAAAGATGGAGCCAAATCCCCTCTCCTTGAATGTGAGCTAGACTTAATGACTCGCTTAAAATGAAGAGAGCATGGTGGAAGTGAGGCGTGACTCCTGAGCCTAGGTCACAAAGAACAATGCAGTTTCTACCTGTCCCCTTCTCTCAGATCGCTCGCTCTGGGGAAGCCAGCCACCGGGTAGTAACGACACTCAACCAGCCTGCAGAGAGGCTCCTGTGGTGGGATGGGGACCTCCCACCAACAGCCAGCACTAACTTGCCAGCCACGTGAGGGAACCCCTTAAAGTGGATCCCCCAGCCCCGGTCAAGCCTTCAGctgactgcagccccagctgacatCCTGACCACAATCTCATgcgagaccctgagccagaataGGCCACTCCCGAATTCCTGAGCCAAAGAaaatatgagacaataaatgtggattgttgttttaagtcactgagttTTGGAGCAATTTATTATTCAGCAATAGCTAACCAATAAAAAGTCCCTATAAGCTGAGTGTCCTTGGGTAAATTACTTgacttgagcctcagtttcctcatccataaactGAAAATAATAGGTGTACCTCGGAGACTCTACACAGCAGAGAGAAGCAAACACATTTCTACACTTGGAACCTCCATAGCTACCTGAATTTCTGCAACACTCTAAGCGCCAGCTCTGCCCGCTGTGGATTTGGCCCTATGGCTGCAGAGAAAAGAGTCTCAGGAGAAAACTCAGGGATAAAAATGGAGGAAGTGATGCCTCAGCCTGAAATTACTAGAAATGTCCAGGAagtaaaggaggaagaagacactcaggaaccaGAGGAGCCCTTAGGTCAGCTAAATATTCCTTGGAGTGATGAGGAAATCAGGAGTTTCATTCAGAAATGGGAATCCCTTGAATGTGTGATGTATcccagacagaagaaaaagaatcatgTGCTGTCGAAATCAATTGCCCAGGGGCTCAGGAGAGGGGCATAAAGAAGAGCTAGCAACAATGTCTCCCCATGTTGATAAGTTTGACAGACTTATTTTGGACTAGACATGAGGCCAACCAGAAGCCAAGGACTGAACCTGCCTTGTCCTTACAGAAACATCCTACACAGGATAACAGAGTATAACTGGGAGGACAGTGTCTCCTCAGGTTGTCCCCATGCAGACATGGCCAACCTTCTACCTCCTGAGGTCCAGCTCCAGGCATGTACCATCCTTGTGCCCCTTGAAGAGCTGATATGGACCTCCCCACATATGATCTACATGGAGAACCCTCAGGTAGCAGGATGGGCACCCTGGACACCAAGGCCTCCATGGTCACCTCCATTCTCCCAGAAGACCCCACACCCCAGCAGCAGTGGTCAACCGCCTCTGACTCTGATGCGGATCCTGGTCTTTAGGACAACTTGAACCTGGATCCCAATTCTGTTTGAGAGATAACAGAATATCACAGATCCGCGCACTAATTCCACCTTAATGATGTTTTTCTTCCAATCTATTAACACAGAATattctatcattaaaaaaaaaataggtgtacCTCACAGAATTATTGAAAGGCTTAGAAACAAGATACATAACATGTAACATTAGTAGGCAATAGATTAGAAATAAGATACTTAACAACATAGTATTAGTG from Choloepus didactylus isolate mChoDid1 chromosome 2, mChoDid1.pri, whole genome shotgun sequence encodes the following:
- the LOC119515411 gene encoding translation initiation factor IF-2-like isoform X1, with the translated sequence MVTIVSVAAAALRGPPAAGPTTGRGCPDSALRPRGGCSAPGRGAGGARERPRGTEAPPAARPRAPLCSRPALAPPRVALQSPARPPSPFTSPGTRGEKRAGVVARFPSWENCGPGGGVTGSRPESRARAGTQPRDTAFCTVKPENPGNLFGAAAAWGSVPAGLKKQTLELSFQQPRHSRREFHVSPGLPGQGQKQDRPSSGTQGGCRAWRNDLTAEDPLGSPLERRLARWSEGLAQDSRGTGAEI
- the LOC119515411 gene encoding synapsin-1-like isoform X3, with translation MVTIVSVAAAALRGPPAAGPTTGRGCPDSALRPRGGCSAPGRGAGGARERPRGTEAPPAARPRAPLCSRPALAPPRVALQSPARPPSPFTSPGTRGEKRAGVVARFPSWENCGPGGGVTGSRPESRARAGTQPRDTAFCTVKPENPGIVGENSM
- the LOC119515411 gene encoding translation initiation factor IF-2-like isoform X2; translated protein: MVTIVSVAAAALRGPPAAGPTTGRGCPDSALRPRGGCSAPGRGAGGARERPRGTEAPPAARPRAPLCSRPALAPPRVALQSPARPPSPFTSPGTRGEKRAGVVARFPSWENCGPGGGVTGSRPESRARAGTQVCCVQPAPPADVKVAGGRGGRPSRAPCLSGPRRVSRSRGQLPGPSPSPRVVLSLGRLRPGSGKGRPSRWVGAWGSGDGLVDDSPAPLGLKKYLPCLQSPETQLSAL